The following is a genomic window from Chloroflexota bacterium.
GAAGATGCCTTGAACCCAATGCAGCCCGGCGAGCTGAGCCGACACTGTCTCAACGGCGCGCTCTAAATCGTCGAGGACGGGCAGGATTCTTAGGATGAGCATAGCGTTAGCAAACTTACGCTGCTCTTCCTTTTCCTGCTCCGCTCGACGCTTATAATTGATGAAGTCCGCCTGTATACGTTGCATATCTCTTAAGTATTCGTCAGCTCTCTTCCTTTCCTCCACAAGCTGGTTCGACAGCCTGGTTAGAGCGTCCTCGCTTTCGGCGGCAGGCGGCGCGCCGACCTCCACTTGGGACCCTTCTGTCTGCTCGTTTTCGAATTCATGTTCCTTCGTCATGTCTCTATGCTCCTTAAATCTAGGCCTTATCCTTCATGGAAATATTATAATACTTGAGCCAATATTTGTCAAGTTTACTAATTAATATTTAGGAGATATTCTATCAAAAAATAACATATGCATCGGGCGGATAGTAACTTGCAG
Proteins encoded in this region:
- the grpE gene encoding nucleotide exchange factor GrpE; protein product: MTKEHEFENEQTEGSQVEVGAPPAAESEDALTRLSNQLVEERKRADEYLRDMQRIQADFINYKRRAEQEKEEQRKFANAMLILRILPVLDDLERAVETVSAQLAGLHWVQGIFLIERKLRKILEEEGLTKIEALGQTFDPRFHEAIIYEETDEHEEGKVIAVLQNGYMMHNRVIRPAVVKVAGTSNRLKVDD